Proteins encoded by one window of Erysipelothrix rhusiopathiae:
- a CDS encoding GntR family transcriptional regulator has protein sequence MSLKNSSVAIYRQIIEYFELEIASGRLKAGDRIESIRALALFFKVNPNTVQKALNELERDGLIETDRTNGKFVTDKKDIIKKLRSELGRRYSVVFVEKTKTLGLDLEETLSLLKHEWEVGKDE, from the coding sequence ATGTCACTAAAAAATAGTTCCGTAGCCATTTACCGACAAATCATAGAGTATTTTGAATTGGAAATTGCCTCGGGTCGACTTAAAGCAGGGGATCGCATTGAGTCCATCCGGGCACTTGCTTTATTCTTTAAAGTAAATCCGAATACGGTTCAAAAAGCGCTTAATGAGCTCGAGCGAGATGGTTTAATTGAAACAGATCGCACAAACGGTAAATTTGTTACAGATAAAAAAGATATAATTAAGAAGTTAAGAAGTGAATTGGGACGTCGTTACAGTGTTGTTTTTGTTGAGAAGACAAAGACGCTCGGTCTTGACCTTGAAGAAACATTAAGCCTTCTTAAACATGAATGGGAGGTTGGGAAAGATGAATAA
- a CDS encoding ABC transporter ATP-binding protein gives MNNENGLVISHLNKHYGKNQVLKNINLNLDSGKIIGLCGPNGAGKTTLIKTIVGLLRDYHGDIQVCGYPVGSDSKALVSYLPDVEYLAPNLTGLKAARLYSDMYADFDMGVLEDLFLKMKLDGSMPVSKMSKGMREKFQLALCLSRKARIYIFDEPIAGVDPASRDSIIETILSNYTQDALLIISTHLIQDIEGVLDEVVFIKDGAILMHENCDDLREARGQTIDEIFREEFKW, from the coding sequence ATGAATAATGAAAATGGTTTAGTTATTTCACATTTGAATAAACATTATGGTAAGAATCAAGTTTTAAAAAACATTAACTTAAATTTGGATTCAGGTAAGATTATTGGTCTTTGTGGACCAAACGGTGCTGGAAAAACAACGTTAATTAAAACAATTGTAGGTCTTTTACGTGATTATCATGGCGATATTCAAGTATGTGGATATCCAGTAGGTTCTGATTCAAAGGCTTTGGTTTCTTACCTTCCTGATGTGGAATACTTAGCGCCCAATCTTACAGGTTTAAAAGCTGCAAGACTTTATAGTGATATGTATGCCGACTTCGATATGGGCGTCTTGGAAGATTTATTTCTAAAGATGAAATTAGATGGAAGTATGCCTGTTTCAAAAATGTCTAAAGGAATGCGTGAGAAATTTCAGCTCGCTTTATGTTTATCTCGTAAAGCTCGTATCTATATATTTGATGAACCGATTGCAGGAGTTGATCCAGCATCGCGAGATTCAATTATTGAAACGATTTTAAGTAATTATACTCAAGATGCACTTCTTATCATTTCAACACACTTAATTCAAGATATTGAAGGTGTATTGGATGAAGTGGTCTTCATTAAAGATGGTGCGATTCTCATGCACGAAAATTGTGATGATTTACGTGAAGCACGTGGTCAAACAATTGATGAAATCTTTAGGGAGGAATTCAAATGGTAG
- a CDS encoding LCP family protein has translation MELKLQPKQSQHKGNRIVGTLLLVLSNILPLGLIIFLGRFASIHGRYFAMGILSVVVFILLLNILYILGYLKTYKVFRFFFLTLAVLWLVVGTVGSFYAIKTNAITNAILNKNEVREFSVVSFSGDDVLDGKTVAYAPMNEPEVETSIKKKIADKAENVVFEKYDNYRDLLSAVSEKKIDVAVLPLNYHTLTQELPDGSNPFAQSKELFTFSTSLTKQSNTDVDVIKEPFTMLMLGLNDDLADSIILASFNPETLKVTMTSIARDSYVPIACYPNESYDKINHSHGISSQCMVDTIENYLGVKVDFVFETDFYALENMVDAIGGLEIESPTTFAGSFPLEKQYDDYGEPIMEGVTIPKGKNLLNGKQVVTFARERRIENMSNGDFDRQVNQQYVIKEMANKILATRNPNTILNVLDSAKKNITMTLPLETISKLMGYALQSIDRSPVDPMSTFRVVQTQIAGEGTIINGVWYAKPFENQYLQAKKVILDNLKSDADLRNEYDFTFSFGKPYQTDLISSENSEDTGPLLTVLKPSERSAQAVDVLDFNGLSQSEIQSWADKNNVSVTFDVVKPDSPEFKHDYINNQVLNQDVKPGFYNEGVNTIHIKIVNK, from the coding sequence ATGGAACTCAAACTTCAACCGAAACAAAGCCAGCATAAAGGTAATCGTATCGTAGGAACGTTACTTCTTGTGCTCTCAAATATTTTGCCACTGGGACTTATTATCTTCTTAGGACGATTCGCATCCATTCACGGACGCTATTTCGCGATGGGTATTCTAAGTGTTGTGGTATTTATCCTACTTCTAAATATTTTATATATACTGGGTTATTTAAAAACATACAAGGTGTTCAGATTTTTCTTTTTAACACTAGCCGTATTATGGCTTGTAGTTGGAACGGTTGGGTCGTTTTATGCAATTAAGACCAATGCCATCACAAATGCCATTCTTAATAAAAATGAAGTACGTGAATTTAGTGTCGTGAGTTTTAGTGGTGATGACGTGCTTGATGGTAAAACCGTGGCGTACGCACCCATGAATGAACCCGAAGTAGAAACTTCTATTAAGAAAAAAATTGCAGACAAGGCTGAAAACGTCGTGTTTGAGAAATATGATAATTATCGTGATTTATTGTCAGCAGTAAGTGAAAAGAAAATTGATGTTGCGGTATTACCCCTTAACTACCACACATTAACTCAAGAATTACCCGATGGATCAAATCCTTTCGCTCAATCAAAAGAGTTATTTACGTTTTCCACTTCGTTAACGAAACAATCGAATACCGATGTGGATGTTATTAAAGAACCCTTTACAATGTTGATGTTAGGATTAAATGATGATCTTGCGGATTCAATCATTCTTGCTTCGTTTAATCCTGAGACTTTAAAAGTTACAATGACAAGTATTGCCCGGGATTCGTATGTGCCGATTGCTTGTTATCCAAATGAGTCTTACGATAAGATTAACCATTCCCATGGTATCAGTTCTCAATGTATGGTAGATACGATTGAAAACTATCTCGGAGTTAAGGTCGATTTTGTCTTCGAGACGGATTTTTATGCCCTTGAAAATATGGTCGATGCAATAGGTGGTCTTGAAATTGAAAGTCCTACGACCTTTGCGGGTTCGTTCCCACTTGAGAAGCAATATGATGATTATGGTGAACCAATTATGGAGGGTGTTACAATTCCAAAAGGAAAAAATCTTCTCAATGGTAAGCAAGTTGTAACTTTTGCACGTGAACGTCGTATTGAAAACATGTCCAATGGTGATTTTGACCGACAAGTGAATCAACAATATGTCATTAAAGAAATGGCCAATAAAATTTTGGCGACACGAAATCCAAATACAATTTTAAATGTTTTGGATTCAGCAAAGAAAAATATTACCATGACACTTCCACTAGAAACAATTTCCAAACTTATGGGTTATGCACTTCAAAGTATCGATCGTTCTCCAGTAGATCCGATGTCTACTTTTAGAGTAGTACAAACTCAAATCGCCGGAGAAGGTACAATTATCAATGGTGTATGGTATGCGAAGCCTTTTGAAAATCAGTACTTACAAGCAAAGAAAGTCATTCTTGATAACCTTAAATCGGATGCAGACTTACGAAATGAGTACGACTTTACGTTTAGCTTCGGTAAGCCATATCAAACGGACTTGATATCATCCGAGAATTCTGAAGATACAGGACCTCTGCTAACGGTGCTTAAACCGAGTGAACGTAGCGCACAAGCTGTTGATGTGTTAGATTTTAATGGTCTTTCTCAATCTGAGATTCAATCATGGGCAGATAAAAATAATGTATCCGTTACCTTTGATGTAGTAAAACCAGATTCTCCTGAGTTTAAGCATGACTATATAAACAATCAAGTTCTTAATCAAGATGTGAAACCAGGATTTTATAATGAAGGCGTGAATACGATTCATATAAAGATTGTGAATAAGTAA
- the yfcE gene encoding phosphodiesterase, whose translation MKTLIISDIHGSIDRLNDVLNTPFPYDRLLLVGDLMYHGPRNPILEDYNPKAVSERLNQVHCPILAVRGNCDSEVDQMLCEFPIMQDYTITEWNDLTIMVTHGHLFDSDLEGPRQAVDLYISGHTHVPVLKQIDQTIIYNPGSIALPKENHPNTYGYLDGRTLTTYTLDHKVYMQWAID comes from the coding sequence TTTAATTATTTCTGATATACACGGAAGCATCGACCGTTTAAATGATGTTCTCAATACACCATTTCCTTATGATCGCCTCTTACTTGTTGGTGATCTTATGTATCACGGACCCCGAAATCCAATTTTAGAAGACTACAATCCAAAAGCCGTTTCCGAACGCTTGAACCAAGTTCATTGCCCCATTCTGGCGGTACGTGGAAACTGCGACAGTGAAGTGGATCAGATGTTGTGTGAATTCCCCATCATGCAAGACTACACAATTACTGAGTGGAATGATCTCACGATTATGGTGACACATGGCCACCTCTTTGACAGCGACCTTGAAGGACCCCGTCAAGCAGTGGACCTTTACATTTCTGGACACACACATGTTCCAGTCTTAAAACAAATAGACCAGACAATTATATATAATCCTGGATCCATTGCACTTCCTAAAGAAAATCATCCCAACACTTACGGATATCTCGATGGTCGTACCCTTACGACCTACACACTCGATCATAAAGTTTATATGCAATGGGCAATTGACTAG